AACTCATTGCAAGCATTGTTTCGCACCAAAACGAATGTAAATTCTGTACGTCGGCTCATACGGCAGCGGCAGATATTCTGTTGGGCAACACCCAAACCTGTGAAATGGTAAAACATAATTTAGCAGATGCTCCAGTAAGTCCAAAAATGAAAGCGTTGCTGCAAATTGCCAAAATGGTTCAAGTAAGTGGCAAAGCTGTTAGCCCACAGGCTATTGAAGAAGCCAAAAATCAAGGGGCAAGCGATGCCGAAATTCATGATACGGTTTTGATAGCAGCCCTATTCTGCCTTTATAATCGCTATGTCGATGGCATGGCCAGTGTAACCCCTCCTGTAGAGAGCGGCTTTTATCAGCAACTAGGCGAGCGAATTGTACATCATGGCTACAATCGCCTACCACAAGGCTACGACCATTTGAAAAAGTAAACTTCCAACATTTTATGCTCCATACCATGAACAACAAATACTTATATATATTCATCTTTTTTTTAGTCAAGATAACTGCCCTTGCCCAAACAGTAAGAGTAACAGGCAAAGTGACCGATGCCGAAACCCAAAAAGAGCTTTCGGGAGTATCAATTGCCGTTAAAGGTAAACTTAGCGGTACAAAAACCAACCAAGAGGGAGTTTTTAGCTTATTGACCAAAGGCCCCGCCACGATTGTTGTATCGATGATTGGTTTTGAAAGACAAGAATATCTTATTAAAGAATCTCAACATTTGGCCATAACCTTAGTACCAGCCTCTGCCGAGCTGAATCAAGTAGTTGTAACAGCCTCTAGGGTCGAAGAAAATATCCTTAGGTCGCCCGTTAGTATTGAAAAAATGGACATTAGGAATATCCAACAAACCCCTTCTGCCAACTACTATGACGGTTTGCTCAACCTCAAATCTTTGGATATGGTAACCAGTAGCCTTACCTATAAGCAAATCAATACTCGTGGGTTTAATAGTACTGGAAATGGGCGTTTTCTGCAATTGGTAGATGGTATCGACAACCAACCTGCGGGCTTGGGTTTTGCAATGGGCAATATGTTTGGCCCACACGATTTGGATGTTGAAAGTGCCGAGTTAATTGCAGGAGCGGCATCGGCATTATATGGGCCAATTGCTTTTAATGGAATGCTGAATACCAGAACCAAAAACCCTTTTGATTTTCAGGGGCTGAGTATCCAAACCAAAGTAGGTTTAAATCATATTGCTGATGGTACAGGCTTAGGGGCAAAACCAATGAGTGATTTGGCATTGAGATACGCCAAGGTTTTCAACAACAAATTTGCCTTCAAAATTAATGCTTCGTATCTCAGAGGTACAGATTGGTACGCCAATAATTATACCGACATCGACCCCAACACACCAGCCACCAGCCGTGGTGTAAATAACCCCGGAAGAAATGCTATTAATATTTATGGCGATGAAGTAGCTCAGACTTTACCTAATATTGGTCGAGTATCGAGAACGGGTTACGAAGAAAAAGATTTGGCCAATTATGGTGTGTATAATGTTAAACTCAACGGTGCATTACACTACCGTATCAGCGACAACCTTGAGGCCATATATCAGGCTAATTACAACCAAGGAACAGCCCAATACACAGGAAGTAACCGTTTCGTTATCAACGACTTTCAGTTTGTACAACATCGTTTAGAGCTAAAAGGAAGTAGCTTTTATATTCGTGCCTATTCCAACCAAGAAATTTCTACCAATTCTTATAATACACGCTCGTTGGGGCAGCAGATCAACCGTACTTGGGTAAAAGACCTCAGCGGCAATACCGTAACACCCGACAAAGCCGATGCTACGTGGTTTCAGCGTTATGCAGCAGCATTTAATGGCACTATCAATGGTATCACCGCCAAAGACCATACTGTAGCACGGGCTTTTGCCGATGAAGGAAGAATACTACCTGGTAGTACCCCATTTGAGCAAGCCAAAGAGAGGCTTATTCAAACAACAGGGCTTTCGGGAGCTGGCATTAAAAGTAATTGTAGCCTAAAGCATATTGAGGGAATGTACGATTTTAGCTCGGCCATTAAGCTATTCAATTTGCAAGTAGGTGGCAACTATCGTAAATTTTATTTAGATACTGAAGGAACACTTTTTGACGATAAAGGTAAAAACCTCACCAACGACGAGTTTGGCTTATTTGCTCAGGCTTCAAAAAGCATTTTGGACGACAAACTCAAAGTGACATTGTCGGGCAGATACGATAAAAACGAAAACTTTAAAGGTCAATTTACCCCAAGAGCCTCTGCGGTATTCTCTCCGACCGATAGACACCATTTTAGAGCTTCGTACCAAACGGGTTTTCGCAATCCTACTATTAGCGACCAATTCATTAAGTTGGATGTTGGCCCTATTCTTATTTTGGGAGGTGCTCCTGTCAATTCTCAGGGGATGAATGTTTATGAAAACTCTTTCACTGCAGCTTCGGTAAGTGCCTTTGGTAGTGGGTTTGGGGCAGACCTTCAGAAAGGAACGCCTTTTCCCAATGCTTTGGCCAACAATAAGGATAAGTTAGTAAAATCGAATGTACCTTATATCAAATCAGAGAAGGTACAAAGTGTTGAATTTGGCTACAAAGGGTTAATTACCCCAAAAGTACTTTTCGACATCAACTATTACTATAGCCAATACACCGATTTTATTATTAATTCGGTTGTAATTCGTCCTAATAGCCCTGTAACCCTTGCCAATGGCAGTATCAACCCCGATGCCGCCGCCGATATTCTGAATGGTAGAATTAAGGCGTTCCAGCTTTATACCAACGCTTCCGACAAGGTTTCTATTCAAGGTGTTGGTGCAGGACTTACTTTTGCCTTGCCAAAACATTATCAACTTAATGCCAATGCTACATGGATTGATTTTAATATTATGGATGCCAATCCCAACAATATTCCGGCCTTTAATACACCTACATGGAAAAGCAATGTGGTGTTGAGTAACCCCAAGCTAACCGAACGGTTGGGCTTTAGTGTGGCATGGCACTGGCAAACGGCCTTTGACTGGTATGGTACTTTTACAGAGCTTATTCCGGGGCGTGTAAGTGCCTATAATTTGTTGGATGCACAAGTAAGCTACAAAGTACCAAGCCTCAAAACAACTATCAAATTAGGAGCATCTAACCTCACCAATCAGTATGTGGTACAAGCCTATGGCTCGCCGTCGGTAGGAGGTTTATATTATGTAAGCTTAAATTTTGACGAACTTTTTAGATAAAAACCCTCATGAATCAGACTCGAATTATTGCTTCAAAAAAGGGATTATCGTTTGCTTTATGTATGCTGAGCTACCTATTGGGTGGCTCAGTATCGACGATGATGTCGGTTTACCTACCTATTGCACTACCCGACTTACTGCACAAAAACCTTTCAGAACATGACCTATCTGAAATAGGGGCTTATATCAATGCCATTTTTTTGTATGGATGGATGCTGGGCGGTTTGGTTATTGGTTTTGTCAGCGATAAAATCGGTAGAATCAGTACATTGGCAATGGCTACGGGGATTTGTGGGCTAGCCACAGTTCTTGTGGTATTTGTAGATAACTGGTACGTTTTATTAGCCTTGCGTTTTTTTGCAGGTATAGGAGTTGGCGGTATTTTACTTATTTCTACAGTATATATTGCCGAAATCTGGCCTGAAAAAACACGCCCTATCTTTTTGGGTATCTTGGCAGTTTCTTTTCCAATCGGAATTGTACTAACAGGCGGTATTACCCTCCTTTTTGCCAACTGGCATGATGCCTTTTGGATAGGCCTATTACCTGTATTATTGGCTATTTTGATATTCCTTTTATTGCCCGAATCGTTGGCTTGGCGGAATATTCAAAAAACAAAACGACCTATTCATCAGCCTGTTTTTACTCAGCACAACCGTGCCAATTTAGTCGTTGGTATCCTGATTTTTGGGTCTGTACTTATTGGACTTTGGGGTATATTCTCGTGGCTACCTACATGGGTACAAGGGCTGTTGGTAGATGGAGAAAAAGGTCAAAAAGAACGAGGTGCAGTTATGATGATACTCGGTATTGGTGGTATTGTAGGAGGCTTTTTGTCGGGTTTTCTTATCAAATCGTGGGGATTCAAAACTACCTTAATGCTTACTTTCTTGGGATGTAGTGGGGCTTGTATACTGCTATTTTTAACCAATACAGCCTTTAGTCCTATTATTTATGTTGAAACAGCCTTACTTTCTCTCTTTTTTGGGATTAGCCAAGGAACACTTTCAAGCTTTATTCCTGCCCTATTTCCTACCGAAATTCGAGGCAGTGCTTCGGGCTTATGTTTTAATATTGGTCGCTTTTTTACGGCTACGGCAGTTTTTTTTGTGGGCAATTTAGTGGCTATTCTAGGTGGTCTTAGCAACTCTCTACTGGTATTTTCTATTACGTTTATAGTAGCTTTTATGATTGTTTTACGAGGTAAAACACATTATACATCAGCATAGCTATTCAACAGGTAATCAAGTATTTATCACTAAAAAAATTACATTGGTTTTTCGATTTATAATTAGGGCTATACGAAGGATTTTATTTTATTGAGAAGCATTTTTATCATGAGTATTTTTGCAATTTTATTTTATAAACCTTCGTACAGTATTAATTTATAATAATGAATTGTATTAGTAGAAAACGAGCTTGTCGGATGTTATAGGCTCGTTTCTTTTCATTTTTTATCATTACTAAGCATCCTTTTTCAAACCTTTAACATACAACTTACTCATGGCCTATATCACTATTCCCGAAGAAACACAGCTACCCGGTATTAGGGGACTCATGGCATTTAGCCCACAAACAGCAAGACCGCTTAACGCATTAGCCGAGTTATTGCTTCGACATCCCGACAACACGCTGTCGCAAGGCGAGCGAGAGCTTATTGCTACTTATACCTCCTATCTCAACGATTGCCTTTTTTGTCAAAGTGTACATGGCTCGGCTGCCCAATGCTATTTGGACGACGATGGTACAATAATAAGTCAGGTAAAAAGGGATTTGTGGACTGCTCCTATTTCTGATAAAATGAAAGCCTTACTTTTAATCGCCCAAGCGGTTCAGAAAGGAGGCAAATATGTGACAGATGTGCAGATTCAGTTAGCCCATGAAAGCGGTGCTAGCGACCGTGAAATTCATGATACCGTTTTGATTGCGGCGGCATTCTGTATGTTTAATCGGTATGTCGATGGCTTGGGTACGTGGGCTCCTACTGCCCCCGAAGCCTATAAAGACCGAGGTGCTCGGATTAGAGACGAAGGCTATGCCAACTTCGACCCAATGGCCTATATTCAAGCTCAATAACCCTTTACCAACATGAAAAACGTTTTACTTTTACTTGGCTTTTTGGTACTTTTCCTTGCCGAAATACTCAAAGTATATTTTATTATGCCATTTCCTGGCAGTCAACAGATCAACAGTATCGATTTTGCCTATTTCTTACACAACCATATTTGGTACTTTCGTGGTCTTGGTATTGTTCTGACAATATGGCCTTTATTTGCTATTTTTCAACAAAAAGCCCTAATACCTAAGTGGATTGGCGGAGGTTTGCTGCTAGCATGGATAGTTGTTTTTTATTTATTTAATTTTCGTTTTTTGGCAGAAAAAATGTTTTATCAACCCAAAGTTCAAACCTTTACGACGGCCAAAAGCAACAAAATTGCACTCAATAAACTTATCGTGGGTGTTGTTATTAATAAGCAGGCTCGTGCTTACCCCATTCAACTTATTGGGTATCATCATCAGGTAGTAGATACTCTTGGTGGCGAGGTTATTATGGTAACATATTGTACGGTATGCCGTACAGGAAGGGTATATATGCCAAAAGTAAATAGTCAAAATGACCAATTCCGTTTGGTAGGGATGGACCATTTCAATGCTCTTTTTGAAGACCAATCTACTGGCTCGTGGTGGCAGCAAGCCACAGGTGAAGCCATTGCGGGGCCACAA
The DNA window shown above is from Flectobacillus major DSM 103 and carries:
- a CDS encoding carboxymuconolactone decarboxylase family protein codes for the protein MPHIPLPEHLPGITGLLEYSQTTAQPIRELTQILLRGDNTLSQGERELIASIVSHQNECKFCTSAHTAAADILLGNTQTCEMVKHNLADAPVSPKMKALLQIAKMVQVSGKAVSPQAIEEAKNQGASDAEIHDTVLIAALFCLYNRYVDGMASVTPPVESGFYQQLGERIVHHGYNRLPQGYDHLKK
- a CDS encoding TonB-dependent receptor, with the translated sequence MNNKYLYIFIFFLVKITALAQTVRVTGKVTDAETQKELSGVSIAVKGKLSGTKTNQEGVFSLLTKGPATIVVSMIGFERQEYLIKESQHLAITLVPASAELNQVVVTASRVEENILRSPVSIEKMDIRNIQQTPSANYYDGLLNLKSLDMVTSSLTYKQINTRGFNSTGNGRFLQLVDGIDNQPAGLGFAMGNMFGPHDLDVESAELIAGAASALYGPIAFNGMLNTRTKNPFDFQGLSIQTKVGLNHIADGTGLGAKPMSDLALRYAKVFNNKFAFKINASYLRGTDWYANNYTDIDPNTPATSRGVNNPGRNAINIYGDEVAQTLPNIGRVSRTGYEEKDLANYGVYNVKLNGALHYRISDNLEAIYQANYNQGTAQYTGSNRFVINDFQFVQHRLELKGSSFYIRAYSNQEISTNSYNTRSLGQQINRTWVKDLSGNTVTPDKADATWFQRYAAAFNGTINGITAKDHTVARAFADEGRILPGSTPFEQAKERLIQTTGLSGAGIKSNCSLKHIEGMYDFSSAIKLFNLQVGGNYRKFYLDTEGTLFDDKGKNLTNDEFGLFAQASKSILDDKLKVTLSGRYDKNENFKGQFTPRASAVFSPTDRHHFRASYQTGFRNPTISDQFIKLDVGPILILGGAPVNSQGMNVYENSFTAASVSAFGSGFGADLQKGTPFPNALANNKDKLVKSNVPYIKSEKVQSVEFGYKGLITPKVLFDINYYYSQYTDFIINSVVIRPNSPVTLANGSINPDAAADILNGRIKAFQLYTNASDKVSIQGVGAGLTFALPKHYQLNANATWIDFNIMDANPNNIPAFNTPTWKSNVVLSNPKLTERLGFSVAWHWQTAFDWYGTFTELIPGRVSAYNLLDAQVSYKVPSLKTTIKLGASNLTNQYVVQAYGSPSVGGLYYVSLNFDELFR
- a CDS encoding MFS transporter, which translates into the protein MNQTRIIASKKGLSFALCMLSYLLGGSVSTMMSVYLPIALPDLLHKNLSEHDLSEIGAYINAIFLYGWMLGGLVIGFVSDKIGRISTLAMATGICGLATVLVVFVDNWYVLLALRFFAGIGVGGILLISTVYIAEIWPEKTRPIFLGILAVSFPIGIVLTGGITLLFANWHDAFWIGLLPVLLAILIFLLLPESLAWRNIQKTKRPIHQPVFTQHNRANLVVGILIFGSVLIGLWGIFSWLPTWVQGLLVDGEKGQKERGAVMMILGIGGIVGGFLSGFLIKSWGFKTTLMLTFLGCSGACILLFLTNTAFSPIIYVETALLSLFFGISQGTLSSFIPALFPTEIRGSASGLCFNIGRFFTATAVFFVGNLVAILGGLSNSLLVFSITFIVAFMIVLRGKTHYTSA
- a CDS encoding carboxymuconolactone decarboxylase family protein translates to MAYITIPEETQLPGIRGLMAFSPQTARPLNALAELLLRHPDNTLSQGERELIATYTSYLNDCLFCQSVHGSAAQCYLDDDGTIISQVKRDLWTAPISDKMKALLLIAQAVQKGGKYVTDVQIQLAHESGASDREIHDTVLIAAAFCMFNRYVDGLGTWAPTAPEAYKDRGARIRDEGYANFDPMAYIQAQ
- a CDS encoding DUF3179 domain-containing (seleno)protein, with the protein product MKNVLLLLGFLVLFLAEILKVYFIMPFPGSQQINSIDFAYFLHNHIWYFRGLGIVLTIWPLFAIFQQKALIPKWIGGGLLLAWIVVFYLFNFRFLAEKMFYQPKVQTFTTAKSNKIALNKLIVGVVINKQARAYPIQLIGYHHQVVDTLGGEVIMVTYCTVCRTGRVYMPKVNSQNDQFRLVGMDHFNALFEDQSTGSWWQQATGEAIAGPQKGQTLPSIASEQMTLSAWLKQYPDATIMQPDEHYKEEYDHLQKYDQGRGKSTLTKRDSLSWQPKSWVVGIKLDQYAKAYDWNVLLKKRIIQDSLGTTSLIVVIEKDNNSFHVFKSYSPEGKLHLVLQQNQLIDTESNAIWSLEGRCIAGKYAGTYLPKIQAYQEFWHSWQTFHPQTLQGQ